The Desulfobacterales bacterium genome contains a region encoding:
- the map gene encoding type I methionyl aminopeptidase, whose product MKSKTRLNLLTKKDTSVKVGRNDPCPCGSGLKYKRCCLGKETQDSKDPGALYAQRYKIRLKKQSDILGIRSAGQLVLDTFDQITHLIRPGIKTDDINTMVHEFTVKNGARPAPLNYRGFPKSVCVSVNEVVCHGIPGTRVLEDGDIVNIDITSVLDGYYADANQTFFVGTPGPDAVKIVGVAKECLKRGMAMVQPGNTIGDIGWAIQTYAESQNCSVVRDFVGHGVGFEFHEAPQVPHFGRRGQGIRLIPGMVFTIEPMINMGSHELKILDDNWTAVTKDKSLSAQFEQTILVTQNGYESLTPYNLS is encoded by the coding sequence ATGAAATCTAAAACCAGATTAAATCTGCTAACTAAAAAGGATACATCCGTGAAAGTGGGTCGAAATGATCCCTGCCCCTGCGGCAGCGGGCTAAAATATAAAAGATGCTGTCTGGGAAAAGAAACCCAGGATAGTAAAGATCCCGGAGCGCTGTATGCCCAACGCTACAAGATCCGTCTAAAAAAGCAATCCGATATATTGGGTATTCGCAGTGCCGGGCAGCTGGTTTTGGACACTTTTGATCAGATCACTCATCTTATTCGACCGGGAATAAAGACAGATGATATTAACACCATGGTGCATGAGTTTACCGTTAAAAACGGGGCCCGCCCGGCGCCTCTAAATTACAGAGGATTTCCGAAAAGTGTCTGTGTTTCGGTTAACGAAGTTGTGTGCCACGGTATCCCCGGCACGCGGGTGCTGGAAGACGGCGATATCGTCAATATCGACATTACTTCGGTGTTGGACGGCTATTATGCGGATGCCAATCAAACCTTTTTTGTCGGCACGCCCGGGCCCGATGCAGTTAAAATTGTCGGCGTTGCTAAAGAGTGTCTCAAACGCGGTATGGCTATGGTTCAACCCGGCAACACCATCGGCGATATTGGTTGGGCCATTCAAACTTACGCTGAGAGCCAGAATTGTTCGGTGGTAAGAGACTTTGTCGGCCATGGCGTCGGGTTTGAATTTCACGAGGCGCCTCAGGTCCCGCATTTTGGCCGGCGAGGGCAGGGCATTCGTCTTATTCCGGGGATGGTTTTTACGATCGAACCCATGATCAATATGGGTAGCCACGAATTGAAAATTCTGGATGACAATTGGACGGCGGTGACTAAAGATAAGTCTTTATCCGCTCAGTTTGAGCAAACCATCCTGGTAACGCAAAATGGTTACGAAAGTTTAACTCCGTATAATTTGTCCTAA
- a CDS encoding helix-turn-helix transcriptional regulator, translated as MKKLLTTKEVAEFLNVNEKMVYTLVAEKGLPASKVTGKWLFPRHLVEQWVETQTINYPETGNLHSIDPGILILAGSNDPLLDRAISLFNSQTQAPLAVFGNLGSMGGLRALRQNLCHIASSHLLQDDEEDYNFEYAFQELDSMPAVVNFSRREQGLLVAKGNPKKICGVADLTQPDMRIVNRSPGTGTRLLLDREFKKAGIKGEKIDGYGNEVHRHLDVGLEILAGRADTGPGIGTVAGLLNIDFIPIRWERFDLMVLKDRFFDEAIQRFLGLLHEEPFRTMADALQGYDISLSGKMIYPGADDTEQKTDDPSSL; from the coding sequence ATGAAAAAGCTTTTGACCACTAAAGAAGTCGCTGAATTTTTAAATGTGAATGAAAAGATGGTTTACACCCTGGTGGCTGAAAAAGGTTTGCCGGCTTCCAAAGTAACGGGTAAATGGCTGTTTCCCAGGCATCTGGTGGAACAATGGGTTGAAACCCAGACCATCAACTATCCGGAAACAGGCAACCTTCATTCCATAGACCCGGGTATCCTTATTCTGGCCGGCAGCAACGATCCCTTATTGGATCGTGCGATTTCGCTTTTCAACAGCCAGACTCAGGCACCTTTAGCAGTATTTGGAAACCTGGGCAGCATGGGCGGCCTGCGAGCCCTACGCCAGAATCTATGCCATATTGCTTCAAGCCACCTGCTGCAGGATGATGAGGAAGACTATAATTTTGAATATGCTTTCCAGGAGCTGGACTCCATGCCGGCGGTAGTCAATTTTTCACGGCGCGAGCAAGGTCTCCTGGTGGCAAAGGGCAATCCCAAAAAGATTTGCGGCGTCGCCGATCTAACCCAACCCGATATGCGAATCGTCAACCGATCGCCGGGGACCGGAACGCGTCTATTGCTGGATCGCGAATTTAAAAAAGCCGGCATTAAAGGAGAAAAAATCGATGGTTACGGTAATGAGGTTCACCGTCATCTGGACGTGGGGCTTGAAATCCTGGCCGGGCGTGCCGACACCGGCCCCGGCATCGGGACTGTCGCCGGGTTATTGAATATCGATTTTATCCCCATTCGCTGGGAACGATTTGATCTGATGGTTCTAAAGGATCGATTTTTTGATGAAGCCATTCAGCGGTTTTTAGGTCTTTTGCACGAAGAGCCGTTTCGGACCATGGCGGATGCCTTACAGGGCTATGATATCAGCTTAAGCGGTAAGATGATATATCCGGGTGCGGATGATACAGAACAGAAGACAGATGACCCGTCTTCACTCTGA
- a CDS encoding substrate-binding domain-containing protein — MKKLGIKLFIAVLTIYFFGGIASAGDKIIKMSTTTSTQASGLLDILLPELEKDTGIQVKVIAKGTGAAIRDGMDGNVDVIFVHAKAREDKFVHDGYGTKRYAVMHNDFVILGPQKDPAAIKGLTHAAAALKKIAAVQAGFVSRGDDSGTHSKEQALWKSTALPLEKMTQTIVKKGKKKEVRFVRPQGQWYLSIGQGMGKALTFADEKQAYILADRGTYIKYKFGRDVPIDLVVLCEGDPALANPYGVIPISPQKHPHVKYDLSKSFAEWLVSSKGQTVINNYRLLGKQLFYPDAVK; from the coding sequence ATGAAAAAACTGGGGATTAAACTTTTTATAGCGGTTTTAACGATTTATTTTTTTGGCGGCATTGCTTCGGCAGGGGATAAAATCATAAAGATGTCGACCACAACCAGCACCCAGGCTTCCGGTCTTCTGGACATCTTGCTGCCTGAGCTGGAAAAGGATACCGGCATTCAGGTGAAGGTCATTGCAAAAGGAACCGGAGCGGCGATCCGCGATGGCATGGACGGTAATGTGGATGTCATCTTTGTGCATGCCAAAGCCCGTGAGGATAAATTTGTGCACGATGGGTATGGTACAAAGCGTTATGCCGTCATGCATAATGACTTTGTTATTCTTGGCCCTCAAAAAGATCCGGCTGCCATAAAAGGGTTGACCCATGCGGCTGCGGCCCTCAAGAAAATTGCGGCGGTCCAGGCAGGGTTTGTCTCGCGGGGTGATGACAGCGGCACGCATTCAAAGGAGCAGGCCCTCTGGAAATCCACCGCTTTACCTCTGGAAAAAATGACGCAAACCATCGTCAAAAAGGGCAAGAAAAAAGAAGTTAGATTTGTCCGTCCCCAGGGCCAATGGTATCTGTCCATCGGGCAGGGTATGGGCAAAGCCCTGACCTTTGCAGATGAAAAGCAGGCATACATCCTGGCCGACAGGGGCACCTATATTAAGTACAAATTCGGACGCGATGTGCCCATTGACCTGGTGGTGCTGTGCGAGGGGGATCCGGCTTTGGCAAATCCCTATGGGGTGATTCCGATCAGTCCCCAAAAACATCCGCACGTCAAATACGATCTGTCCAAATCCTTTGCCGAATGGCTGGTATCAAGCAAAGGGCAGACAGTGATCAATAATTACCGTCTGTTGGGCAAACAACTATTTTATCCGGATGCGGTTAAATAG
- a CDS encoding ABC transporter ATP-binding protein: MLFNIARLTKTYQDRTILDIQKLDIAKGAIYGLQGPNGAGKTTLLNILAFLEPLTNGVLTYKSKPVQFVEPYLQRLRKEVVLVDQLPLLFTTSVFNNMEFGLKIRGIDKEERKRRIIKGLNMVGMADFMDSPAHQLSGGETQRVALAARLVLKPEILLLDEPTANVDVASAQQIKEAALMARREWNTTLLIASHDRDWLYDVCDQVMHLFKGRLFGTGRENIIFGPWRPLSGHLWEKQLPDGQCIRLSDPPGPDAVAILGLSGIANGMDKQRDEHDAPILKGIVTRLTLDKNSADTLATILIGSLPLTLKLSHHKVQQENLYPGQHVTLKYDPNTVKWL, encoded by the coding sequence ATGCTATTTAATATTGCGCGGCTGACCAAAACATATCAGGATCGTACGATTCTTGATATTCAGAAACTGGATATCGCAAAAGGGGCGATTTATGGGCTGCAGGGCCCCAACGGTGCCGGCAAAACCACCCTGTTAAATATTCTAGCCTTTCTTGAGCCCCTCACCAACGGTGTGTTGACGTATAAATCTAAACCGGTACAGTTTGTTGAGCCTTACTTGCAGCGTTTGCGTAAGGAAGTGGTTCTGGTTGATCAATTGCCCCTTCTTTTTACGACGAGCGTATTTAATAACATGGAATTCGGTCTGAAAATCAGAGGCATTGACAAAGAAGAGCGCAAGCGCCGAATTATCAAGGGGCTCAATATGGTGGGGATGGCGGATTTTATGGATTCCCCCGCCCATCAGCTTTCCGGCGGGGAGACCCAGCGGGTGGCGCTGGCTGCCCGCTTGGTGCTCAAACCGGAAATATTGCTGTTGGACGAGCCCACCGCCAATGTCGATGTTGCCAGCGCACAGCAGATCAAAGAAGCGGCTTTGATGGCGCGCCGGGAGTGGAACACCACTTTGCTCATCGCCAGCCACGACCGCGACTGGCTGTACGATGTTTGTGACCAGGTAATGCACTTGTTTAAAGGTCGTTTGTTCGGCACCGGCAGGGAAAATATCATTTTCGGTCCCTGGCGTCCTTTGAGCGGACATCTTTGGGAAAAACAATTACCCGACGGGCAGTGTATTCGCTTGTCCGACCCGCCCGGACCGGATGCAGTGGCTATTCTTGGACTCTCAGGCATCGCTAATGGAATGGATAAGCAGCGAGATGAACACGATGCCCCTATCCTAAAGGGCATCGTCACCCGTCTGACACTTGATAAAAACAGCGCCGATACGCTGGCCACCATTCTTATCGGTTCCCTGCCGCTTACCCTAAAATTGTCCCACCACAAGGTTCAACAGGAAAACCTCTATCCGGGCCAGCACGTCACCCTCAAGTATGATCCAAATACTGTTAAATGGCTCTAA
- a CDS encoding ABC transporter permease: MELLIDSFISAIALVVSLDQEMVDIVAVSLKVSGYSTLFASLVGIPLGFLVAFESFPGKRFMITCLNTLLAVPTVVIGLFVYAFISRRGVLGVFDLLYTQKAIIIGQTLLIIPVITALTIAAISRIDQRYRKTAMTLGANRLQTAFVIFREARYGIVAAVIAAYGRVISEVGISMMLGGNIRGFTRTMTTAMALEYDKGAFTLAVALGIVLLGLSFAMNLLFHLFQGRIRS, translated from the coding sequence GTGGAATTGCTGATTGACAGTTTTATTTCCGCCATTGCCCTGGTTGTTTCACTTGATCAGGAGATGGTTGATATCGTTGCCGTTTCTTTAAAGGTCAGCGGTTATTCAACGCTTTTTGCCAGTTTGGTGGGGATTCCGCTCGGTTTTTTGGTTGCCTTTGAATCTTTTCCGGGCAAGCGCTTTATGATTACCTGCCTCAATACGCTGCTGGCGGTTCCAACGGTGGTCATCGGGCTTTTTGTATATGCCTTTATTTCCCGCCGCGGGGTACTGGGTGTTTTCGACCTGCTGTACACCCAGAAAGCCATTATTATTGGTCAGACTTTGCTGATCATCCCGGTGATCACAGCGCTGACCATTGCAGCCATCAGCCGAATTGATCAGCGCTACCGCAAGACAGCGATGACCCTTGGCGCCAATCGCCTGCAAACGGCCTTTGTCATATTCCGTGAAGCGCGTTACGGTATAGTGGCCGCGGTCATTGCAGCATACGGCCGCGTCATCTCGGAAGTCGGTATCAGCATGATGCTGGGCGGCAACATTCGCGGATTTACCCGCACCATGACTACCGCCATGGCCCTGGAATATGACAAAGGCGCCTTTACCCTGGCGGTGGCCCTGGGCATTGTGCTGCTGGGTCTGAGTTTCGCAATGAATCTGTTATTTCATTTATTTCAGGGAAGGATTCGTTCCTGA
- a CDS encoding sulfite exporter TauE/SafE family protein yields MHFEVSGVTVSPLIPFGVAFIVSLFTSTAGVSGAFLLLPFQVSILGFTSPAVSPTNLFYNVVSIPSGVYRYMREQRMSWPLTWVIIIGTLPGIFIGAIIRILYLPDPKSFKFFAGCVLLYIGLRLVQSTIKKNDISIEKAKAAEERFYAEQDSKAAKAENKPIQTTGVKTINVSLTRFSYSFYGETFSFNTIALLVLAFIVGIVGGTYGIGGGAIIAPFLVAFFGLPVYTIAGATLFATFATSIAGVVFYAGIAPLFAYTGLAIAPDWALGALFGAGGFLGIYCGARLQKYMPAKIIKIILMLTLLFVAIRYISSIF; encoded by the coding sequence ATGCATTTTGAGGTGTCAGGCGTAACGGTTTCGCCATTAATCCCCTTTGGCGTGGCATTTATTGTCTCACTGTTTACTTCAACCGCCGGGGTATCCGGCGCATTCCTTTTATTGCCCTTTCAGGTCAGTATATTGGGTTTTACAAGCCCAGCAGTTTCTCCCACGAATCTGTTCTATAATGTCGTTTCCATCCCCAGCGGCGTTTATCGCTACATGCGAGAACAGCGCATGTCCTGGCCGCTGACCTGGGTTATTATCATCGGAACCCTGCCGGGTATATTTATCGGCGCTATTATTCGAATTTTGTATTTGCCGGATCCAAAAAGTTTCAAATTTTTTGCCGGTTGCGTACTTTTATATATCGGCCTGCGACTCGTTCAATCAACGATTAAAAAAAATGATATTTCAATTGAAAAAGCAAAAGCTGCCGAAGAACGTTTCTATGCCGAACAAGACAGCAAGGCAGCGAAGGCTGAAAATAAACCCATCCAGACAACCGGTGTTAAAACCATCAACGTCTCCCTAACCCGTTTCAGCTATAGCTTTTACGGTGAGACCTTTTCTTTTAATACCATAGCTTTGCTGGTGCTCGCGTTTATCGTTGGAATTGTCGGGGGCACTTACGGTATTGGTGGGGGGGCTATTATTGCACCATTTCTGGTAGCGTTTTTCGGTTTACCGGTGTACACCATCGCCGGTGCCACCTTGTTTGCCACGTTTGCCACTTCGATTGCCGGGGTTGTCTTTTATGCCGGCATTGCCCCGTTATTTGCGTATACCGGTCTGGCAATTGCACCGGACTGGGCGCTGGGCGCTTTATTTGGCGCCGGCGGTTTTTTAGGCATTTATTGCGGCGCACGTCTTCAAAAATATATGCCCGCCAAGATCATCAAGATTATTCTCATGCTCACCCTGCTCTTCGTCGCCATCCGATACATTTCATCTATTTTTTAA
- a CDS encoding ABC transporter permease subunit, with protein sequence MDTTAAADISAQYQVSAARMEIDRFIVPTVTIFIGLILCFFMLFPLSAILKMSFFKGGEFALANFTFANFQKYFTTAYTVRALWHSLYVSVVTTIIVTIIVFFYAYAMTRTTIRGKTFFRNIIMLPLIAPSIIQALALIYLFGRNGLITAHLLKTDWNIYGATGIIVSEVLYCLPHAFVILYTTLSAVDIRLDEAAESLGASPFKVFTRITLPSAKYGIFSAAALTFNLTITDFGNPVVIGADYNVLATEIYAQVTNLYRFDLGATISIILLVPSLMAFMLNYYISRKTFSMISGAARPVIPPSRPLKKISYTIYCSLVTFAIFLVFATVIIGSFVKIWPYDWTLTLAHYNFPSIGGYSAIWTSVWVSLIVGIVGAFITLVAGYVMETRKPFMKQTIYLLSVMPAAIPGLVMGLGYILAFNKPYYFFYGTPWIIVINIVICNFTLGILSSISNLRNIDPSIEEAAISLGGDTFRTFFRIIFPLSRVAFFQNFVYFFMRSMTTISAVIFLVSATVHLAAIEIIMLDNDGWTASANAMSTCIIVIVLAMLGILQIVAKKTGRRPEGLVSEV encoded by the coding sequence ATGGATACAACCGCTGCTGCTGACATATCCGCACAATACCAAGTTTCGGCCGCAAGGATGGAGATCGATCGCTTTATTGTTCCCACAGTGACGATTTTCATTGGCCTAATCCTTTGCTTTTTTATGCTTTTTCCCCTGTCGGCCATTCTCAAGATGAGTTTCTTCAAAGGTGGCGAGTTTGCCCTGGCCAATTTCACTTTCGCCAATTTTCAAAAATATTTCACCACCGCTTACACCGTCAGAGCGCTGTGGCATAGCCTGTATGTATCGGTCGTCACAACTATTATCGTTACGATTATCGTGTTTTTTTACGCCTATGCGATGACCCGCACCACCATTCGCGGCAAGACCTTTTTTCGCAATATCATCATGTTGCCGCTGATAGCACCATCAATTATTCAGGCGTTGGCGTTGATTTATCTGTTCGGCCGCAATGGTCTGATAACAGCTCATCTTCTAAAAACAGACTGGAATATTTACGGGGCGACCGGCATTATTGTATCCGAAGTTCTGTATTGCCTGCCGCACGCTTTTGTCATTTTATATACCACCCTATCGGCAGTGGACATCCGGTTGGATGAAGCCGCTGAAAGCCTGGGCGCGTCACCTTTTAAAGTATTCACCCGTATCACATTGCCGTCTGCAAAATACGGCATTTTCAGTGCCGCAGCCTTGACGTTCAATTTAACCATTACCGATTTCGGTAACCCGGTGGTCATCGGTGCCGATTATAATGTGCTGGCCACCGAAATCTATGCCCAGGTCACCAATCTCTACCGCTTTGACCTGGGAGCAACCATCAGCATCATTTTACTGGTGCCGTCGCTGATGGCGTTCATGCTTAATTATTACATTTCCCGCAAAACATTTTCGATGATCAGCGGGGCGGCCAGACCCGTGATTCCACCATCGCGGCCGCTAAAAAAGATCTCCTACACGATTTATTGCAGCCTGGTGACTTTTGCCATTTTTCTTGTATTTGCCACCGTTATCATCGGCTCTTTTGTTAAAATTTGGCCCTATGACTGGACGCTGACCCTGGCCCATTATAATTTTCCCTCCATCGGCGGATATTCCGCTATCTGGACCAGTGTCTGGGTTTCGCTGATCGTAGGAATTGTCGGTGCATTTATCACACTAGTTGCCGGTTATGTTATGGAAACCCGCAAGCCGTTTATGAAACAGACGATTTATTTATTGTCGGTCATGCCGGCGGCAATCCCCGGTCTGGTGATGGGACTGGGATACATTCTGGCCTTTAACAAACCGTATTACTTTTTTTATGGAACCCCCTGGATCATTGTGATCAATATCGTGATCTGCAATTTCACCCTGGGTATCTTGTCCAGTATATCCAATCTGCGAAACATCGATCCGTCCATTGAAGAGGCAGCCATCAGCCTCGGCGGCGATACCTTCCGCACGTTTTTCCGCATTATCTTTCCCCTGTCACGGGTAGCCTTCTTTCAAAACTTTGTCTATTTCTTCATGCGCTCAATGACCACTATCAGCGCCGTGATCTTTCTGGTTTCGGCCACCGTCCACCTGGCAGCCATCGAAATCATCATGTTAGACAATGATGGTTGGACTGCCAGCGCCAATGCCATGAGCACCTGTATCATTGTGATTGTATTGGCTATGCTGGGAATTTTGCAGATTGTGGCTAAAAAGACAGGTCGGCGACCGGAAGGTTTAGTGTCTGAAGTGTGA
- a CDS encoding ATP-binding cassette domain-containing protein has protein sequence METTSKELVLKNINKNFGELVAVKDVDLVIEPGEFVCFLGPSGCGKTTLLRIITGFEQQTSGDVIYDGKIINDVIPQKRDFGIVFQSYALFPNMTVHQNVAFGLKMRKMPNRLIDERVSEILQLVGLADWESHYPSQLSGGQQQRVALGRALAIKPKVLLLDEPLSALDAKIRIRLRTVIKKLQEELGITMIYVTHDQEEALAMADRVAIMRDGEIRQIGSPWEIYKKPKTSFIAEFVGTSNFITGKKINGKVQFGRLELAIANLADSEKGTVYLAIRPENIELVDESSLAENYLPSNIVEVEAEVINFLGAIVRVTFILEEEEMLVDISEKEFERLGLKRKDKFKLYFPPEAFHQYEELFRKLI, from the coding sequence ATGGAAACCACCTCTAAAGAGCTTGTTTTAAAAAATATCAACAAAAATTTCGGCGAGCTGGTGGCGGTCAAGGATGTTGATCTGGTGATCGAACCCGGTGAGTTTGTTTGCTTTTTGGGACCCAGCGGATGCGGCAAAACCACACTGTTAAGAATCATCACCGGATTCGAGCAGCAGACCAGCGGGGACGTCATTTATGACGGCAAAATTATCAATGATGTTATTCCGCAGAAACGGGATTTTGGGATCGTTTTCCAGTCTTATGCTCTGTTTCCCAACATGACGGTGCATCAGAATGTCGCCTTTGGCTTAAAAATGCGTAAAATGCCCAACCGACTGATCGATGAACGTGTCAGTGAAATCCTCCAGCTGGTGGGACTGGCTGACTGGGAAAGCCATTACCCCTCCCAGCTCAGCGGTGGCCAGCAGCAACGGGTGGCATTGGGCCGGGCGCTGGCAATCAAGCCGAAAGTCCTTTTACTCGATGAACCCTTGAGCGCTTTGGATGCCAAGATCCGTATCCGTCTTCGCACGGTTATCAAAAAGCTGCAGGAAGAGCTCGGTATTACCATGATCTATGTCACCCATGACCAGGAAGAAGCCCTGGCGATGGCGGATCGAGTTGCAATCATGCGGGATGGTGAGATCAGACAGATCGGCTCGCCGTGGGAAATTTACAAAAAGCCAAAAACCAGCTTTATTGCTGAATTTGTGGGCACCTCCAACTTTATCACCGGCAAGAAAATAAACGGCAAAGTCCAGTTTGGCCGGCTGGAACTAGCGATCGCAAACCTCGCTGATTCCGAAAAAGGGACGGTATATCTGGCCATTCGGCCCGAAAACATTGAGCTGGTGGATGAAAGCTCGCTCGCCGAAAACTATCTACCTTCCAATATTGTTGAAGTTGAAGCCGAGGTTATAAATTTTTTAGGCGCCATTGTCAGAGTGACGTTTATCCTGGAAGAAGAAGAAATGCTGGTGGATATTTCCGAAAAAGAATTTGAGCGTCTGGGCTTAAAACGCAAGGATAAATTTAAACTTTATTTTCCGCCGGAGGCGTTTCATCAGTATGAGGAGTTGTTCAGAAAACTCATTTAG